From Rutidosis leptorrhynchoides isolate AG116_Rl617_1_P2 chromosome 3, CSIRO_AGI_Rlap_v1, whole genome shotgun sequence, a single genomic window includes:
- the LOC139897875 gene encoding protein VTE6, chloroplastic — translation MATIPFPFSIIPIIYPSSPPHHHRLRRTNNFTSCHQLFRHTKTPLFHTYTTNPLKSSPMDSIPSIKVQSSGNSNVPDLGFIQSAIQFTQLSPPTWQSAIFSNLLIFLVGSPILVTGLSLSGIGAAFMLGTLTWRGFGPSGFLLVAVYFVIGTAVTKVKMAQKEAQGVAEKKKGRRGPGSVIGSSAAGCVCALLSIYGVGGKTFFRLWELGFVASFCTKLSDTVSSEIGKAYGKTTYLVTTFKVVPRGTEGAVSLEGTVAGFIASIVLATVGCYLGEIKVAEAVICVLASQIANVGESVIGAVLQEKEGFKWLNNDAVNVINISLGSILAILIQQFVLQRLA, via the exons ATGGCAACAATCCCATTCCCATTCTCAATTATTCCCATAATCTACCCATCTTCTCCACCGCATCACCACCGTCTCCGGCGGACCAACAATTTCACATCTTGCCACCAACTTTTCAGACACACCAAAACCCCCCTATTTCACACTTACACCACAAACCCACTCAAATCATCACCAATGGACTCAATTCCTTCAATTAAAGTCCAATCAAGTGGCAATTCTAATGTTCCTGATCTAGGGTTTATTCAGAGTGCAATCCAATTTACCCAATTATCACCGCCCACGTGGCAATCTGCAATTTTCAGTAACTTGTTAATTTTTTTAGTGGGATCGCCGATTCTTGTAACGGGTTTGTCACTTTCCGGCATCGGTGCTGCTTTCATGCTTGGGACGCTGACGTGGCGTGGGTTTGGTCCATCTGGGTTTCTTCTTGTTGCTGTTTATTTTGTTATT GGTACAGCAGTAACGAAAGTAAAAATGGCTCAAAAGGAAGCTCAAGGTGTTGCAGAGAAGAAAAAAGGTAGAAGAGGACCTGGGAGTGTGATAGGCTCAAGTGCGGCGGGTTGCGTTTGTGCGTTGCTTTCGATTTACGGAGTTGGTGGCAAAACATTTTTTCGGCTTTGGGAACTTGGATTCGTTGCTAGTTTTTGTACTAAGTTGAGTGACACCGTCTCTAGTGAGATAGGGAAGGCGTATGGCAAAACAAC ATACTTGGTAACAACGTTTAAGGTTGTCCCAAGGGGGACAGAAGGGGCAGTTAGTCTTGAGGGGACCGTTGCTGGGTTTATAGCTTCGATTGTTCTTGCCACTGTTGGTTGCTATCTGGGCGAG ATTAAGGTTGCTGAAGCAGTTATATGTGTGTTGGCATCACAAATCGCAAATGTTGGTGAAAGTGTTATAGGGGCTGTACTCCAAGAGAAAGAAGGATTCAAATGG CTCAACAATGATGCAGTCAATGTAATCAATATATCTCTTGGTAGCATACTAGCCATCTTGATCCAACAATTTGTACTCCAAAGGCTTGCATGA
- the LOC139897876 gene encoding B-box zinc finger protein 22-like — translation MKIQCNVCEIAEAVVLCCADEAALCFNCDEKVHAANKLASKHQRVPLFHSTSHMLKCDICQETAGYFFCLEDRALLCRKCDVTIHTVNKLVSSHQRFLLTGVKVGLEAADPGASSSTGKLSSGLKISEAKNSHSVPKRAVPMSETSQLKKVMRVDVAVNGDFVPHKLPFNEDISSDSMQQWQFDDFLLLTDFNQNYNYLDNVSSKADSGKLGESDGSPTLRANEIELDGEDCLGRVPDTSWAVPQISSSHTASGLCWPNGNPNRQRPAVSDSFVPDLCYFAVPNLYGSQENGNGELKRRRSF, via the exons ATGAAGATTCAGTGTAACGTGTGTGAAATTGCGGAAGCTGTGGTGTTATGTTGCGCCGATGAAGCTGCTTTGTGTTTTAATTGCGATGAAAAAGTACATGCTGCTAATAAGCTCGCTAGTAAACATCAACGAGTTCCTCTTTTTCATTCTACTTCTCATATGCTTAAGTGTGATATCTGTCAG GAAACAGCTGGCTActtcttttgccttgaagataGGGCCTTACTGTGCCGAAAATGTGATGTCACAATACATACAGTCAATAAGTTAGTGTCATCCCATCAAAGGTTTCTGCTTACAGGAGTTAAAGTAGGGCTTGAAGCTGCAGACCCTGGTGCATCATCTTCTACAGGGAAGTTAAGCTCTGGCTTGAAGATTTCGGAAGCAAAAAATTCACATTCGGTGCCAAAAAGGGCTGTTCCAATGTCAGAAACAAGTCAATTAAAGAAAGTTATGCGTGTTGATGTTGCAGTAAATGGCGATTTTGTACCTCATAAGCTGCCTTTTAATGAAGACATTTCTTCTGATAGTATGCAACAGTGGCAGTTTGACGACTTCCTATTGCTGACTGATTTTAATCAGAATTATAACTACTTAGACAATGTATCATCCAAG GCTGATAGTGGGAAGCTGGGAGAATCTGACGGTTCCCCAACTCTGCGAGCCAATGAGATCGAATTGGACGGTGAAGATTGTTTGGGTCGAGTCCCTGATACATCATGGGCGGTCCCACAGATATCTTCCTCACATACTGCTTCAGGACTCTGCTGGCCAAATGGTAATCCAAATCGTCAACGCCCAGCAGTTTCTGATAGTTTTGTCCCAGATTTATGTTACTTTGCTGTGCCAAATTTATACGGTTCTCAAGAAAACGGTAACGGTGAATTAAAAAGGAGACGGAGTTTCTAG